The Streptomyces europaeiscabiei genome window below encodes:
- a CDS encoding glycoside hydrolase family 2 TIM barrel-domain containing protein — MTVTRRSLLVAGTSAPVVGALAGTAAAAPRARPSSAGRAVPLRDGWRFALVDPGGITDPTGEFADAAEPGFDDSAWRQVAVPHDWSIELAPTTRYGTTSGTGFFPGGLGWYRNTFTLPPALADKRISVEFDGVYMDSQVHCNGTEVGRHPYGYTGFAFDLTDLLHTDGTTENVIAVKVQNRLPSSRWYSGSGIYREARLIVTDPVHVARWGTYVTTPDITEERALVRVRTSVVNASGAGTDVEVVSRVVDPRGRTVARTSSTVAVTGTATTTHELTVREPRLWDLADPHRYTLRTELRVGGRVTDTHRTPFGIRTFRFDPDDGFHLNGAHHKIKGVDLHHDLGALGAAVSADAIRRQMTIMKSMGVNAFRTSHNPPSPEMIEVCEELGIVMMVEAFDCWRSPKTRYDYGRFFDEWADRDVTEMVLAARNSPAVLMWSIGNEVSEFTSTSGLAMADRLIAAVKASDDTRPIVIGSHRHRSVPAPGTPGDLILAKLDGLGLNYNTAKSVDALHARYPNLFLFESESSSETSTRGVYQEPEHLNTGENHTPGKRGVSSYDNNLASWTMSGEYGHKKDRDRKWFAGQFLWSGIDYIGEPTPYDVFPVKASFFGAVDTAGFPKDMYYLFQSQWTSRPMVHLLPMTWNHAKGDTVEVWAYSNVDTVELFLNGKSLGTRTFDEKRTVDGRSYLETTEATGDDKTFTGGPYPGSYTSPNGSAGKLHLTWQVPYAAGELKAVARRNGRTVATDVLRTAGAPHGVRLTADRKSLAADGRSLAFVTAEIVDARGVVVPDAEHLISFDVRGGSLAGLDNGREESAERYQASTRTAFGGKALAIVRAGVEPGPVRVTARAEGLRTGKVSVRATWARGRATTPAAEFEPDHPDVPDHPRADASYSGRPDTLPAAMLDGDPATGWSNEFLKAATALLPAFSGARPVDWVSVDWGRPGTVDRVEVSFTVDAGHTLPEAVAVEVWDGSRYVPAEGAKADWATTSDAPTAITFAPLRGTRVRLTLTSRHPGEARGAVRISRLDVLAV; from the coding sequence ATGACCGTCACACGCAGATCCTTACTCGTCGCGGGCACCTCCGCCCCGGTGGTGGGAGCGCTGGCGGGCACCGCGGCCGCCGCGCCCCGGGCGAGACCCTCGTCCGCCGGCCGGGCCGTCCCGCTCCGGGACGGCTGGCGCTTCGCCCTCGTCGACCCGGGCGGCATCACCGACCCGACCGGCGAGTTCGCCGACGCCGCGGAACCCGGCTTCGACGACTCCGCCTGGCGTCAGGTCGCCGTCCCCCACGACTGGAGCATCGAGCTCGCCCCGACCACCCGGTACGGCACGACCAGCGGCACCGGCTTCTTCCCCGGCGGGCTCGGCTGGTACCGCAACACCTTCACGCTGCCACCCGCCCTCGCCGACAAGCGGATCTCCGTCGAGTTCGACGGTGTCTACATGGACTCCCAGGTCCATTGCAACGGCACCGAGGTCGGCCGTCACCCCTACGGCTACACCGGCTTCGCCTTCGACCTCACCGACCTGCTCCACACCGACGGCACCACCGAGAACGTCATCGCGGTCAAGGTCCAGAACCGGCTGCCCAGCAGCCGCTGGTACTCCGGCAGCGGTATCTACCGCGAGGCCCGCCTGATCGTCACCGACCCGGTGCACGTGGCCCGCTGGGGCACCTACGTCACCACACCGGACATCACCGAGGAGCGCGCCCTCGTCCGCGTACGCACCTCTGTCGTGAACGCCTCCGGCGCGGGCACGGACGTCGAGGTCGTCTCCCGCGTCGTCGACCCGCGTGGCCGCACGGTCGCCCGTACCTCCTCCACGGTAGCCGTCACCGGCACGGCGACCACGACCCACGAACTGACCGTCCGCGAGCCGAGGCTGTGGGACCTCGCGGACCCCCACCGCTACACCCTCAGGACCGAGCTGCGCGTCGGCGGCAGAGTCACCGACACCCACCGCACACCCTTCGGCATCCGCACCTTCCGCTTCGACCCGGACGACGGCTTCCACCTCAACGGCGCCCACCACAAGATCAAGGGCGTCGACCTCCACCACGACCTCGGCGCGCTGGGCGCCGCCGTCAGCGCCGACGCGATCCGCCGACAGATGACGATCATGAAGTCGATGGGCGTGAACGCCTTCCGGACCTCGCACAACCCGCCCTCGCCGGAGATGATCGAGGTCTGCGAGGAACTCGGCATCGTCATGATGGTCGAGGCCTTCGACTGCTGGAGGAGCCCCAAGACCCGCTACGACTACGGCCGTTTCTTCGACGAGTGGGCCGACCGCGACGTCACCGAGATGGTGCTCGCGGCCCGCAATTCACCCGCCGTCCTCATGTGGTCGATCGGCAACGAGGTCTCCGAGTTCACCTCCACCTCCGGCCTCGCCATGGCGGACCGGCTGATCGCCGCCGTCAAGGCCTCCGACGACACCCGCCCGATCGTCATCGGCTCCCACCGCCACCGCAGCGTCCCCGCTCCCGGTACCCCGGGCGACCTGATCCTGGCCAAGCTCGACGGCCTGGGCCTCAACTACAACACCGCCAAGTCGGTGGACGCCCTGCACGCCCGCTACCCGAACCTGTTCCTCTTCGAGTCGGAGTCGTCCTCGGAGACCTCGACGAGAGGCGTCTACCAGGAGCCGGAGCACCTCAACACCGGCGAGAACCACACCCCCGGCAAGCGGGGCGTCTCGTCCTACGACAACAACCTCGCCTCCTGGACCATGAGCGGCGAGTACGGCCACAAGAAGGACCGCGACCGGAAGTGGTTCGCCGGGCAGTTCCTCTGGTCGGGCATCGACTACATCGGCGAGCCCACGCCGTACGACGTCTTCCCGGTGAAGGCATCCTTCTTCGGCGCGGTCGACACGGCCGGCTTCCCGAAGGACATGTACTACCTGTTCCAGAGCCAGTGGACCAGCCGGCCCATGGTCCATCTGCTGCCGATGACCTGGAACCACGCGAAGGGCGACACCGTCGAGGTGTGGGCCTACTCCAACGTGGACACCGTCGAGCTGTTCCTGAACGGAAAGTCCCTGGGGACAAGGACGTTCGACGAGAAGAGGACCGTCGACGGCCGCTCCTACCTGGAGACCACCGAGGCGACCGGTGACGACAAGACCTTCACCGGCGGCCCGTACCCCGGCAGCTACACCAGCCCCAACGGCAGCGCGGGCAAGCTCCACCTCACCTGGCAGGTGCCGTACGCGGCCGGCGAGCTGAAGGCCGTGGCGCGCCGGAACGGCAGGACCGTCGCCACGGACGTCCTGCGCACGGCCGGTGCCCCGCACGGCGTGCGCCTGACCGCCGACCGCAAGTCCCTCGCGGCGGACGGGCGTTCACTGGCCTTCGTGACCGCCGAGATCGTCGACGCCCGGGGCGTGGTGGTCCCCGACGCCGAGCACCTGATCTCCTTCGACGTACGGGGAGGCTCCCTCGCCGGGCTCGACAACGGCCGCGAGGAGAGCGCCGAGCGCTACCAGGCCTCCACCCGGACCGCGTTCGGCGGCAAGGCGCTCGCGATCGTCCGGGCCGGGGTCGAGCCGGGCCCGGTCAGGGTGACGGCGCGGGCGGAGGGGCTGCGGACCGGGAAAGTGAGCGTCCGGGCCACCTGGGCGCGCGGCAGGGCGACGACCCCGGCAGCCGAGTTCGAGCCGGACCACCCGGACGTCCCGGACCACCCCCGTGCCGACGCCAGTTACTCCGGCCGCCCCGACACCCTGCCCGCCGCCATGCTCGACGGCGACCCCGCCACCGGCTGGTCCAACGAGTTCCTCAAGGCGGCCACCGCCCTGTTGCCCGCGTTCTCCGGGGCGCGGCCCGTGGACTGGGTGTCGGTGGACTGGGGGCGGCCCGGGACGGTCGACCGGGTCGAGGTCTCGTTCACCGTCGACGCGGGGCACACGTTGCCCGAGGCCGTCGCAGTCGAGGTGTGGGACGGCAGCCGGTACGTTCCCGCCGAGGGCGCGAAGGCCGACTGGGCCACCACCTCCGACGCCCCCACGGCGATCACGTTCGCCCCGCTGCGCGGCACCCGTGTCCGGCTCACGCTGACGAGCCGCCATCCGGGTGAGGCGCGCGGCGCGGTGCGGATCAGCCGGCTGGACGTTCTCGCGGTCTGA
- a CDS encoding glycoside hydrolase family 9 protein has product MKRRRTTLLALTALLAAALTALPTGPAQAEEVEQVKNGAFDSTTAPWWTTGNVTAGLTDGRLCADIPGGTANRWDAAVGQNDITLVKGESYRFGFSASGTPQGNVLRAIVGLSVAPYDTYFEVSPQLNVSGDSYSYTFTSPVDTAQGQVGFQVGGNAAPFTFCMDDVSLLGGVPPEVYEPDTGPRVRVNQVAYLPAGPKNATLVTDATAKLPWKLKNASGAVVAHGRSVPRGLDASSGQHVHSIDFGAYRKRGTGFTLVVDGETSRPFDIDPSAYERLRLDSLKYYYTQRSGTPISDELRPGYGRAAGHLDVAPNRGDRDVPCQPGVCDYTLDVTGGWYDAGDHGKYVVNGGISTWEVLSTYERSLYARTGESEELGDGSLNIPESGNKVPDLLDEARWQLDFMLKMQVPKGQPLAGMAHHKIHDEQWTGLPLMPAADPQKRELHPPSTAATLNLAATAAQAARLYRPYDRAFAAKALAAARTAWAAAREHPTVYASESDGIGGGTYSDNNVTDEFYWAAAQLYLTTGEKAFKEYVLASPVHTADIFGPIGFDWARTAAAGRLDLATVPNKLPGRDKVRRSVIKGADRYLATLKAHPYGMPYAPDGNLYDWGSNHQILNNAVVVATAYDISGAAEYREGALQSMDYLFGRNALNISYVTGYGEVDARNQHSRWYAHQLDPDQPNPPAGTLAGGPNSGIQDPYAQSKLQGCVGQFCYIDDIQSWSTNEHTINWNAALARMASFVADQI; this is encoded by the coding sequence GTGAAACGACGCAGAACCACCCTGCTCGCCCTGACGGCCCTCCTTGCGGCGGCGCTCACCGCGCTGCCCACCGGCCCGGCCCAGGCCGAGGAGGTCGAACAGGTCAAGAACGGAGCCTTCGACTCCACCACCGCCCCCTGGTGGACGACCGGCAATGTCACCGCCGGCCTCACCGACGGCCGCCTCTGCGCCGACATCCCCGGCGGCACCGCCAACCGCTGGGACGCCGCCGTCGGCCAGAACGACATCACCCTCGTCAAGGGCGAGTCGTACCGGTTCGGTTTCTCCGCGTCCGGCACGCCCCAGGGCAACGTCCTGCGGGCGATCGTCGGCCTGTCGGTGGCACCGTACGACACGTACTTCGAGGTGAGCCCGCAGCTGAACGTCTCGGGCGACTCCTACTCGTACACCTTCACCTCGCCCGTCGACACCGCGCAGGGCCAGGTCGGCTTCCAAGTGGGCGGCAACGCCGCCCCGTTCACCTTCTGCATGGACGACGTGTCGTTGCTCGGCGGGGTGCCGCCGGAGGTGTACGAGCCCGACACCGGGCCCCGCGTGCGCGTCAACCAGGTCGCCTATCTGCCCGCCGGGCCCAAGAACGCCACCCTGGTCACCGACGCCACGGCCAAGCTGCCCTGGAAGCTGAAGAACGCGTCGGGTGCCGTGGTCGCCCACGGGCGGAGCGTCCCGCGCGGGCTCGACGCCTCCTCGGGGCAGCACGTCCACTCGATCGACTTCGGCGCCTACCGCAAGCGCGGCACCGGCTTCACGCTGGTCGTCGACGGCGAGACCAGCCGGCCCTTCGACATCGACCCGAGCGCCTACGAACGCCTCCGGCTCGACTCGCTGAAGTACTACTACACCCAGCGCAGCGGCACCCCGATCAGCGACGAACTGCGCCCCGGCTACGGCCGCGCCGCCGGTCACCTGGACGTGGCGCCCAACCGGGGCGACCGTGACGTGCCCTGCCAGCCCGGAGTGTGCGACTACACGCTCGACGTCACCGGCGGCTGGTACGACGCCGGCGACCACGGCAAGTACGTCGTCAACGGCGGCATCTCCACCTGGGAGGTGCTGAGCACGTACGAGCGCTCCCTGTACGCCCGCACCGGGGAGTCCGAGGAGCTCGGCGACGGGTCGCTGAACATCCCGGAGAGCGGCAACAAGGTCCCGGACCTGCTGGACGAAGCCCGCTGGCAGCTGGACTTCATGCTCAAGATGCAGGTGCCGAAGGGGCAGCCGCTCGCCGGCATGGCCCACCACAAGATCCACGACGAGCAGTGGACCGGCCTGCCCCTGATGCCCGCCGCCGACCCGCAGAAGCGCGAACTGCACCCGCCGAGCACCGCGGCCACCCTGAACCTGGCCGCCACCGCCGCACAGGCTGCCCGCCTCTACCGCCCCTACGACCGCGCCTTCGCCGCGAAGGCGCTCGCCGCGGCCCGCACGGCCTGGGCCGCTGCCCGGGAACACCCGACGGTCTATGCCTCCGAGAGCGACGGCATCGGCGGTGGCACCTATTCCGACAACAACGTCACCGACGAGTTCTACTGGGCGGCCGCCCAGCTGTACCTGACCACCGGTGAGAAGGCGTTCAAGGAGTACGTCCTTGCCTCGCCCGTGCACACCGCCGACATCTTCGGTCCCATCGGCTTCGACTGGGCCCGCACGGCCGCCGCGGGCCGCCTCGACCTGGCGACCGTGCCTAACAAGCTGCCCGGCCGTGACAAGGTCCGCCGCTCCGTGATCAAGGGCGCCGACCGGTACCTGGCCACGCTCAAGGCGCACCCGTACGGCATGCCGTACGCGCCCGACGGCAACCTCTACGACTGGGGGTCCAACCACCAGATCCTCAACAACGCGGTCGTCGTCGCCACGGCGTACGACATCAGCGGCGCGGCCGAGTACCGCGAGGGCGCGCTGCAGAGCATGGACTACCTCTTCGGCCGCAACGCCCTCAACATCTCCTACGTCACCGGCTACGGCGAGGTCGACGCCCGCAACCAGCACAGCCGCTGGTACGCCCACCAACTCGACCCGGACCAGCCCAACCCACCGGCCGGCACCCTCGCGGGCGGCCCGAACTCGGGTATCCAGGACCCCTACGCGCAGAGCAAACTGCAGGGCTGCGTCGGTCAGTTCTGCTACATCGACGACATCCAGTCCTGGTCGACCAACGAACACACGATCAACTGGAACGCGGCACTGGCCCGCATGGCGTCGTTCGTCGCGGACCAGATCTGA
- a CDS encoding toxin Doc, with amino-acid sequence MTSVIHIDVPWLLQRHEEVMPEQPSINDFSALVAAVARHRVDPPRLGVDSDPAWRAAALLHTLAVLKPLPAGNARFACATAVAYMFVSGVGIAPPYGALVDLARDLISGTTDIYGAADRLRSWQI; translated from the coding sequence ATGACTTCCGTCATCCACATCGACGTGCCCTGGCTGCTCCAGCGGCACGAAGAGGTCATGCCCGAGCAGCCCAGCATCAACGACTTCTCCGCGCTCGTCGCGGCTGTGGCCCGGCACCGCGTCGACCCGCCGCGCCTCGGTGTCGACTCCGACCCGGCCTGGCGGGCCGCCGCGCTGCTGCACACCCTCGCGGTACTCAAGCCCCTGCCGGCCGGCAACGCCCGCTTCGCCTGCGCGACAGCCGTGGCGTACATGTTCGTCAGCGGTGTCGGCATCGCCCCGCCGTACGGGGCCCTCGTGGATCTCGCGCGCGATCTGATCTCCGGGACGACGGACATCTACGGGGCGGCGGACCGGCTGCGGTCCTGGCAGATCTGA